TGTGCAAAGATAGAACTTCGTAAAATAAAACTTCAGCTAATAAAGCTTAGAATTTGACCAGTAGGGTTATGATGAATTATTTTTTGGAATCTTTCATAAAATCAGTTTGATCCTGACTTACCCTTTCCAATATTTTTTTCTTTTCTTGGTCAGATAATATGTCGGCTCCTTGGGAGAAGGCTTCCTTAGAATTATCTCCTTTGATATGGTTTACATAATCGAGACTAAATATAGAAGGTGTTTTCCTTGCTTCCGTTGCTATATAAAGGGTATCTGCTGATGGGGTTTGTGCGCCGGGATATTGCATCGATGCAATAATCTCCAGTCTTCCGGCTTTCAATGTTGTTCTAATCAAGGCAGGAGCAGTGCCCCAAATTATTTTGTGCGGGTTAATGCCGGGTAAGTCTTTGCCAATTAATATGCCTTCGCCTTTAACTGTAAAATGAACGAGCGCCTCATTTAGGTATTTAATATTTCCTTGCTCATCCTGCATTTGTGCAAAAACGGGAATAATAAAACTGCCGTCTGCCGTAGGTTTTAAACCTTCCAAATAGGTAACGAGTTTTAATTTACTTGGTCTTTTTCCTGGTTTCCTTGTAACGCTTATTACTTCTTTTCCATTTGCATAACCAATGGCAGTCAAAGATGACCAGTCAGGGTTTGTATTTTTATCTTTAATAATTAGGTCTTTAATATTCATGAAATGGAAAACATTTTTGAATAGTAAAGGCGGATGAGGCATCATCAATGACTTGTTAGGCGCCTCGGTCATTGAATCTTTTCCGTAAGCAATTAATTTTACTGAATCGCAATTGGTATAAACGGTAACATCTGCCGGAGAAAAAGGCGACATGATATTCGCAATAAATAAGTTGTACCTACTTGGTTCTTCTTTTTGTATATAAGGAGAATTGGGCGATTGTTGGCTTTTAAATAATTCATAGGCGTATTTTGGCTGACGGAACATATCTACAATTCCACCATAAAAAGGATCTGGATGATACCCTCTTTGTGTGTCAAAAGAATGCCATAAACACCCACCCAGCATTTGTTTAGGTGATTCATAAAATCTTTCCCAACAGTCATAGGTATAGGTAGGGTCGGCATAATGTTGCGCCTGTACCAATTGTGGTACTTCTCCCCAGGCTAAACTTACCCGACTAGGAGAGTTATGCGCTGACCAATTATCTACATCATCGCCCCACTCTCTTGTAAAAAGACATTTATCTGTATATTTTGCAACATCACTAAAGGGGTGCGCATAAATCAAATCGAACATTTGCCAATTGGCACTTCCGTAATCACAGGCCGCAATACAATTTTTATTCGGGTCTTCTTGGTGAACGATATTATAGGCATTTCTGGCAAAATCGGCCGGATAACGTGTTTCGTTTGGTATGGGTTCCCAACCAAAAATACATGCGTGATTTCTGTTTTGTCGCACCATTTGTCTGATATCGCTATACATTAATTCTGCAAAAGAAGGATTCTTATTCCAAAATTGCCAGCCTGGTGTGGGCAGGATGGTGAAGATCCCTAACTCATCACAGGCATCCATAAAGGCGTTGGATTGAGGATAATGCGATAGGCGTAATATTCTTATACCTGCATCCCGCAGTTTTTTAGCATCATTCCAAGCTAGATTATCGGGTACTGCAT
The Arachidicoccus soli DNA segment above includes these coding regions:
- a CDS encoding glycoside hydrolase family 2 protein, which codes for MKNLRLLLLLLFISGFTFLLAQNPFHAPGPIFSTDGFFKLPDNNSRMIFSFNNGWLYHKGNMENAQLTNFVDSNWQQVQLPHGVDILPEEASGGVNYQGVVWYRKHFTIPQEIISKKLSLTFEAIMGKCSIYINGNLVATHKGGYLPIVIDLTKVNIHLQRSNVIAVMADNSDDPSYPPGKPQYALDFCYFGGIYRNTWLEATNPVHITNANILKDTPGNGVFVSFDHVSKETANVKVAVNTMNETHRTQKVWMSVQLKDKEGNVVAEGERKLNLKGNSNATDSLNFLIKNPLLWHPDHPYLYDLYTTILDNNKKIVDGYYQRIGIKSVVLKGKDGMYLNGAPFNDKLMGANHHQDYAYIGNAVPDNLAWNDAKKLRDAGIRILRLSHYPQSNAFMDACDELGIFTILPTPGWQFWNKNPSFAELMYSDIRQMVRQNRNHACIFGWEPIPNETRYPADFARNAYNIVHQEDPNKNCIAACDYGSANWQMFDLIYAHPFSDVAKYTDKCLFTREWGDDVDNWSAHNSPSRVSLAWGEVPQLVQAQHYADPTYTYDCWERFYESPKQMLGGCLWHSFDTQRGYHPDPFYGGIVDMFRQPKYAYELFKSQQSPNSPYIQKEEPSRYNLFIANIMSPFSPADVTVYTNCDSVKLIAYGKDSMTEAPNKSLMMPHPPLLFKNVFHFMNIKDLIIKDKNTNPDWSSLTAIGYANGKEVISVTRKPGKRPSKLKLVTYLEGLKPTADGSFIIPVFAQMQDEQGNIKYLNEALVHFTVKGEGILIGKDLPGINPHKIIWGTAPALIRTTLKAGRLEIIASMQYPGAQTPSADTLYIATEARKTPSIFSLDYVNHIKGDNSKEAFSQGADILSDQEKKKILERVSQDQTDFMKDSKK